A stretch of uncultured Flavobacterium sp. DNA encodes these proteins:
- a CDS encoding CDP-glycerol glycerophosphotransferase family protein, with translation MEKNKIVLLFPDGVGIRNYLYTKVFNEVKEDLVLFHNFDTETIEVIKKNVLLDDEVTLPTYKETIKEKFLRELICLSRLYYNDRKVSNSTLFVNWNWNQKTFSKKIFYKSIEFLAPFFKEYSSILNLEKKYQKAIRQNSFYNEVKDILRKIEPLTIFCSHQRALKAATIFAAATDLGIQTDTVIYSWDNLPKARMALRADNYLVWSHYMKEELELYYPEIPVNTIHVTGTPQFEFYQDEKNIIDRETFYKTYNLDPDKKIICFSGDDTKTSPDDPDYLRDIAEELIKANLQNEYQILLRRCPVDFSGRFDDVVKEYKGLIKEVSPLWYFSKSKEWNAVYPSIEDVQLLVSTAFYSDIVVNVGSTMAFDFAMFNKPCVFINYDQQDKVEKEWSVKTIYQFQHFKSMPNKNAVIWLNKKEEIVDKITLKTNVNSDMIEWRDIVIEDYKNASMKIQQIFKI, from the coding sequence ATGGAAAAAAATAAGATTGTACTGTTGTTTCCTGATGGAGTTGGAATTAGAAATTATCTATATACTAAAGTCTTTAATGAAGTAAAAGAAGATTTGGTCCTGTTTCATAATTTTGATACAGAGACAATAGAAGTAATTAAAAAAAATGTATTACTTGATGATGAAGTTACTCTTCCTACTTATAAAGAAACAATTAAAGAAAAGTTTTTGAGGGAATTAATTTGTCTTTCAAGGCTTTATTATAATGATAGGAAAGTTTCAAATTCAACACTATTTGTTAATTGGAATTGGAATCAAAAGACATTTTCAAAAAAGATTTTTTATAAATCAATTGAATTTTTGGCACCCTTTTTTAAGGAATATTCAAGTATTTTGAATTTGGAAAAAAAATATCAGAAGGCAATACGTCAAAATTCCTTTTATAATGAGGTAAAAGATATTTTAAGAAAGATTGAGCCGTTGACTATTTTTTGTTCACATCAAAGAGCTTTAAAAGCTGCGACAATCTTTGCAGCTGCCACTGATTTGGGGATTCAAACAGATACAGTTATTTATTCTTGGGATAATCTCCCAAAAGCACGAATGGCTTTACGAGCTGATAATTATCTTGTTTGGTCCCATTATATGAAAGAGGAATTAGAATTGTACTATCCTGAAATTCCCGTAAACACTATTCATGTTACTGGAACTCCTCAATTTGAGTTTTATCAAGATGAGAAGAATATTATTGATAGAGAAACCTTCTATAAAACCTATAATTTAGATCCAGATAAAAAGATTATTTGTTTTTCTGGCGATGATACAAAAACATCTCCCGATGATCCTGACTATTTGAGAGATATTGCCGAAGAACTTATAAAAGCTAATTTGCAAAACGAATATCAAATATTACTTAGAAGATGTCCGGTTGACTTTTCAGGAAGATTTGATGATGTTGTAAAGGAATATAAAGGTTTAATCAAAGAAGTTTCTCCATTGTGGTATTTTAGCAAATCAAAAGAATGGAATGCAGTTTATCCATCGATTGAAGATGTACAATTACTAGTAAGCACTGCTTTTTATTCGGATATAGTTGTGAATGTTGGGTCAACTATGGCTTTTGATTTTGCGATGTTTAATAAACCATGCGTTTTTATTAATTATGACCAGCAGGATAAAGTTGAAAAAGAGTGGTCAGTAAAAACAATATACCAGTTTCAGCATTTTAAAAGTATGCCAAATAAAAATGCTGTAATTTGGTTAAATAAAAAAGAAGAAATCGTTGATAAAATTACCTTAAAAACGAATGTTAATTCTGATATGATTGAGTGGAGAGATATTGTGATTGAAGATTATAAAAATGCTTCAATGAAGATACAGCAAATATTTAAAATTTAG